One window of the Rosa rugosa chromosome 3, drRosRugo1.1, whole genome shotgun sequence genome contains the following:
- the LOC133738370 gene encoding somatic embryogenesis receptor kinase 2 has protein sequence MDSRLASSLCPLLILVAHPLWIIMVLSNMEGDALHSLRANLEDPNNVLQSWDPTLVNPCTWFHVTCNNENSVIRVDLGNAALSGQLVPSLGLLKNLQYLELYSNNITGPIPSELGNLTSLVSLDLYLNSFTGQIPDTLGKLSKLRFLRLNNNSLVGAIPMSLTNISSLQVLDLSNNHLSGEVPDNGSFSLFTPISFANNLNLCGPVTGRPCPGSPPFSPPPPFVPPPPISTPGGNSATGAIAGGVAAGAALLFAAPAIAFAWWRRRKPQEFFFDVPAEEDPEVHLGQLKRFSLRELQVATDSFSNKNILGRGGFGKVYKGRLADGSLVAVKRLKEERTPGGELQFQTEVEMISMAVHRNLLRLRGFCMTPTERLLVYPYMANGSVASCLRERPPSQPPLDWPTRKRIALGSARGLSYLHDHCDPKIIHRDVKAANILLDEEFEAVVGDFGLAKLMDYKDTHVTTAVRGTIGHIAPEYLSTGKSSEKTDVFGYGIMLLELITGQRAFDLARLANDDDVMLLDWVKGLLKEKKLEMLVDPDLQRNYVDAEVEQLIQVALLCTQGSPMERPKMSEVVRMLEGDGLAERWDEWQKVEVLRQEVELAPHPNSDWIVDSTENLHAVELSGPR, from the exons ATGGATAGCAGGCTTGCCAGTTCACTTTGTCCCTTGTTGATCCTGGTCGCTCATCCCTTATGGATCATAATGGTGCTTTCAAATATGGAAG GTGATGCCTTGCATAGTCTAAGGGCCAACTTAGAGGACCCGAACAATGTCTTGCAGAGTTGGGATCCAACTCTTGTTAACCCGTGTACATGGTTTCATGTAACATGCAACAATGAGAATAGCGTTATTAGAGT TGATCTTGGAAATGCAGCCTTGTCTGGTCAACTTGTTCCCTCGCTTGGCCTTCTTAAGAATTTACAATATTT GGAGCTCTACAGTAATAACATAACCGGACCAATTCCTAGTGAACTGGGGAATCTAACCAGCTTGGTGAGCTTGGATCTTTATTTGAATAGTTTTACTGGTCAAATCCCAGATACCTTGGGCAAGCTGTCAAAACTGCGATTCCT CCGGCTCAACAACAACAGCTTGGTGGGTGCCATTCCCATGTCATTGACTAATATCTCCTCTCTTCAAGTATT GGATCTATCAAATAACCACCTCTCAGGAGAAGTTCCAGACAATGGCTCCTTCTCTTTATTCACTCCCATAAG TTTTGCCAACAACCTGAATCTATGTGGCCCAGTAACAGGACGTCCTTGCCCAGGATCTCCCCCATTTTCACCTCCCCCACCTTTTGTTCCACCACCCCCCATTTCAACACCAG GGGGAAATAGTGCCACTGGGGCTATTGCTGGCGGAGTTGCGGCTGGTGCTGCTTTACTATTTGCTGCCCCTGCAATTGCATTTGCATGGTGGCGCCGCAGAAAACCTCAAGAATTTTTCTTTGATGTACCTG CGGAGGAGGATCCTGAAGTACATCTGGGGCAGCTTAAGAGGTTTTCTTTGCGAGAATTACAAGTTGCAACAGATAGTTTCAGCAACAAAAACATTCTGGGGAGAGGTGGATTTGGTAAGGTCTATAAAGGGCGCCTGGCAGATGGTTCTCTGGTTGCTGTGAAAAGACTGAAAGAAGAGCGCACACCTGGTGGCGAGTTGCAGTTTCAAACCGAAGTAGAGATGATCAGCATGGCCGTGCATCGAAATCTTCTTCGGTTACGTGGGTTTTGTATGACACCAACTGAGCGGTTACTTGTTTATCCTTATATGGCTAATGGCAGCGTTGCCTCATGTTTAAGAG AACGCCCACCATCCCAACCACCTCTTGATTGGCCAACTCGGAAGCGAATTGCATTGGGATCTGCGAGGGGCCTTTCTTATTTGCACGATCACTGTGACCCAAAGATTATTCACCGTGATGTGAAAGCTGCAAACATTTTGCTGGATGAGGAGTTTGAGGCTGTTGTTGGAGACTTTGGGTTGGCTAAACTTATGGACTATAAAGACACCCACGTAACTACTGCAGTACGTGGAACAATTGGACATATAGCTCCAGAGTACCTCTCCACTGGGAAATCTTCTGAGAAAACTGACGTGTTCGGTTACGGTATCATGCTTTTGGAGCTTATCACTGGTCAGAGGGCCTTCGATCTTGCTCGGCTCGCAAATGATGATGATGTCATGTTGCTTGATTGG GTAAAAGGACTGCTGAAAGAGAAAAAGCTAGAAATGCTTGTTGATCCTGATCTGCAGAGAAATTATGTAGATGCTGAAGTAGAGCAACTTATTCAAGTTGCACTGCTCTGCACACAAGGCTCGCCAATGGAAAGGCCGAAGATGTCAGAAGTGGTGAGAATGCTTGAAGGTGATGGCTTGGCAGAAAGATGGGATGAGTGGCAAAAGGTCGAAGTGCTCCGCCAGGAAGTGGAATTAGCTCCTCATCCAAATTCCGATTGGATTGTTGACTCAACTGAAAATTTGCATGCGGTTGAGTTATCTGGTCCAAGGTGA